A genomic region of Leishmania braziliensis MHOM/BR/75/M2904 complete genome, chromosome 33 contains the following coding sequences:
- a CDS encoding beta-tubulin yields MFGDLNHLVAAVMSGVTCCLRFPGQLNSDLRKLAVNLVPFPRLHFFMMGFAPLTSRGSQQYRGLSVAELTQQMFDAKNMMQAADPRHGRYLTASALFRGRMSTKEVDEQMLNVQNKNSSYFIEWIPNNIKSSICDIPPKGLKMSVTFIGNNTCIQEMFRRVGEQFTGMFRRKAFLHWYTGEGMDEMEFTEAESNMNDLVSEYQQYQDATVEEEGEYDEEEEAY; encoded by the coding sequence ATGTTCGGTGACCTGAACcacctcgtcgctgctgtgatgTCTGGCGTGACCTGCTGCCTGCGCTTCCCCGGCCAGCTGAACTCTGACCTGCGCAAGCTTGCCGTGAACCTCGTGCCGTTCCCGCGCCTGCACTTCTTCATGATGGGCTTcgcgccgctgacgagccGCGGCTCGCAGCAGTACCGCGGCCTGTCCGTCGCGGAGCTGACGCAGCAGATGTTTGACGCCAAGAACATGATGCAGGCCGCCGACCCGCGCCACGGCCGCTACCTCACCGCGTCCGCGCTGTTCCGCGGCCGCATGTCGACGAAGGAAGTCGACGAGCAGATGCTGAACGTGCAGAACAAGAACTCCAGCTACTTCATCGAGTGGATCCCGAACAACATCAAGTCCTCCATCTGCGATATCCCGCCCAAGGGCCTCAAGATGTCCGTCACCTTCATCGGCAACAACACCTGCATCCAGGAGATGTTCCGCCGCGTCGGCGAGCAGTTCACCGGCATGTTCCGCCGCAAGGCCTTCCTCCACTGGTACACCGGTGAGGGCATGGACGAGATGGAGTTCACCGAGGCCGAGTCCAACATGAACGACCTTGTCTCCGAGTACCAGCAGTACCAGGACGCGaccgtcgaggaggagggcgagtacgacgaggaggaggaggcctaCTAG